One Denticeps clupeoides chromosome 3, fDenClu1.1, whole genome shotgun sequence DNA window includes the following coding sequences:
- the crebbpa gene encoding CREB-binding protein isoform X4 encodes MTENLLEMGPPNAKRPKMSTPALSASDGPDLGSLSWDDLENDLPDELIPNGSDLGLMSSNGGGGAGSLGSMGSLGPEPAAKHKQLSELLRAGSSSSLTSGLNSPSPQPGGMGGGQLGPLGKSPLGQGSPSHPSPQAQKPGVNSGGLQTNSSSAMGMNTGFNQAMMNSGQAHGILGQNAVTQQGQVINGTLGSAGRGRGGMQYQAQVVGAGSAGGGTGGTTGNGGSALAETLSLNAQQAKLNLAGNNPFGQQYGQGSGQQLGTAGVNAPLQNSLPPFPSDLKAAVTSVPNLHQQQATQQQQQMGTAVGMVSTGPGAGVAAGPTADPEKRKLIQQQLVLLLHAHKCQRREQANGEVRACSLPHCRTMKNVLNHMTHCQAGKSCQVAHCASSRQIISHWKNCTRHDCPVCLPLKNASDKRNQQPMLSSPSVGLPSTMVAVVGGSQPSASTLNSSTPIDPSSMKRAYAALGLPYGNQTPTQTSHPQQQLRPLNPHASNQMNMGGGAMGVTISEQTSLHSDSTLPSTLNANNQLMSDGSVVGSMGNLPTAAPLSATGVRKAWHEHVTQDLRNHLVHKLVQAIFPTPDPAALKDRRMENLVAYARKVEGDMYESANSRDEYYHFLAEKIYKIQKELEEKRRSRLQKQIINQTPQQQQPNALAQQPNRPQNGPVSMPSVPNQIVNRMQVSQGMNQFSPMPMQNVQMSPAPMGAHAASPMNHPQQMNMSTVPPMGMSPPRMPQAQSMIGGHSGSIVGQTAGQTQFLSPTQFPNTNAAIAGNMGLGQTAAQAAVTQKATSQDNRVPTPASATSAEMHSQNALPDMPTTTEAKVEPRHNEQELHLAGLKMEPKMEAEDDTSSLTATKEEQEGLEGKTEPMEMEEKKPDIKAESKEDEEGGASSTAVSLQSRRKIFKPEELRQALMQTLESLYRQDPESLPFRQPVDPMLLGIPDYFDIVKNPIDLSTIKRKLDTGQYQEPWQYVDDVWLMFNNAWLYNRKTSRVYKYCSKLAEVFEQEIDPVMQGLGYCCGRKYEFSPQTLCCYGKQLCTIPRDGTYYSYQNRYHFCEKCFNEIQGESVTLGDDPAQPQTMISKDQFERKKNDTLDPEPFVECKDCGRKMHQICVLHYDVIWPSGFICDNCLKKTGKTRKENKFSAKRLQATRLGTYIEDRVNKYLKRQNHPEAGEVFVRVVASSDKTVEVKPGMKSRFVDMGEMADSFPYRTKALFAFEEIDGVDVCFFGMHVQEYGSECCFPNTRRVYISYLDSIHFFRPRLLRTAVYHEILIGYLEYVKKLGYVTGHIWACPPSEGDDYIFHCHPADQKIPKPKRLQEWYRKMLDKAFAERIIQDYKDIFKQATEDRLSSANELPYFEGDFWPNVLEESIKELEQEEEERKKEENTAACETPEGTPGDSKNAKKKNNKKTNKNKSSISRANKKKPGMPNVANDLSQKLYATMEKHKEVFFVIHLHAGHMVNTLPPIMDPDPMLTCDLMDGRDAFLTLARDKHWEFSSLRRCKWSTMCMLVELHNQGQDRFVYTCNECKHHVETRWHCTVCEDFDLCINCYNTKGHEHTMVKWGLGLDDDSNSQSNEASKSPQESRRLSIQRCIQSLVHACQCRNANCSLPSCQKMKRVVQHTKGCKRKTNGGCPVCKQLIALCCYHAKHCQENKCPVPFCLNIKHKLRQQQLQHRLQQAQMMRRRMATMQGQRMPQSLPSPPPTATPGTPTSQHPQANAAQAPLSTQPSTPNTAGVMSPAYASAAPRPNQPQVPAPQGKPGAQPSPLPQQQSPLPQPPQQQQQQQQPPPAAVKMARHIEMVAQAQQSQNYRLSMNGLPMNHQQPRMPGAVQQPMQMVGPRTPQVMQPMAQGQWGPGGPQAPMQQTQQQQPLPQQPPQQGIPMQRPMMPQQQQPPQQAGLRMMVPPQGPRPQIPQQRPGAIAPNALQDLLRTLKSPSSPQQQQQVLNILKSNPQLMAAFIKQRTLKYNASQQQQQQQQQQQPQGLHGVQPAMQAPLQGGVAVQRPAMAPPQPGQPTPQGMAALGPQGQLMNPGHNSNQQIQEMYRRQLLRQQQQQQQQQQQQQQQQQQQQQQQQQQQQALGQFTQTQGAQASYSQLRMQQQQQQQQQQLAMQVGTGPIGQLPPMAQMGMDGPQNLMHQRMLQQQHQQQQAVLKPLMGSPAQPGPMSPQAHLLTGQPLANTLGNQVRSPAPVQSPRPPSQQPPALSSPSPAQMQPQPSPQHAPPHSSSPHPSLAVPLEQGHLGTAEQSAMLPQLNTPNRGGLTSDLSMVDPTGDTLEKFVERL; translated from the exons ATTTGGGCTCATTGTCCTGGGATGACTTGGAAAATGACCTTCCAGATGAGCTGATCCCCAATGGCAGTGACCTAGGCTTGATGTCGTCTAATGGGGGCGGAGGAGCAGGCAGCTTGGGGTCCATGGGATCCTTGGGGCCTGAACCTGCAGCCAAGCACAAGCAGCTTTCAGAGCTTCTACGGGCGGGCAGCAGCTCCAGTCTAACTAGTGGCCTCAACTCGCCCAGCCCCCAGCCTGGAGGAATGGGGGGTGGTCAGTTGGGCCCACTGGGTAAAAGTCCATTGGGTCAGGGCTCCCCATCACATCCTTCTCCCCAGGCACAGAAACCAGGGGTGAACAGCGGGGGTCTTCAGACTAACAGCAGCAGCGCAATGGGCATGAACACCGGCTTTAACCAGGCCATGATGAACAGTGGACAGGCACATGGAATACTGGGACAGAATGCTGTCACTCAGCAGGGTCAGGTTATCAATGGGACACTTGGGTCAGCAGGCCGAGGCAGAGGTGGCATGCAGTACCAGGCCCAAGTGGTAGGGGCAGGATCTGCTGGAGGGGGCACAGGTGGCACCACAGGCAATGGAGGCAGTGCTCTGGCTGAGACGCTAAGTCTGAACGCACAGCAAGCCAAG CTTAACTTGGCAGGCAACAATCCATTTGGTCAACAGTATGGACAGGGTTCAGGTCAGCAGTTAGGTACTGCAGGGGTGAATGCTCCCTTACAGAATAGTCTACCCCCCTTCCCATCAGACCTGAAGGCTGCTGTAACCAGTGTGCCAAATCTG CACCAACAGCAGGCTACTCAACAGCAGCAACAAATGGGTACAGCAGTGGGCATGGTGTCCACAGGACCAGGTGCTGGGGTAGCAGCAGGTCCCACTGCCGACCCAGAGAAACGGAAACTTATACAGCAGCAACTGGTCCTGCTGCTCCATGCACACAAGTGCCAGCGGCGTGAGCAGGCCAATGGAGAGGTGCGAGCCTGTTCATTACCCCACTGCCGAACCATGAAAAATGTGCTCAATCACATGACCCACTGCCAGGCCGGCAAGTCCTGTCAAG tgGCTCACTGTGCATCATCCAGGCAGATCATTTCACACTGGAAGAACTGCACAAGGCATGACTGTCCTGTCTGCTTACCTCTTAAGAACGCTAGTGACAAGCGAAACCAACAAC CCATGCTGAGCTCCCCCAGTGTAGGTCTGCCGAGCACTATGGTAGCAGTTGTTGGTGGAAGCCAGCCCAGCGCTTCCACCCTCAACAGCTCTACACCCATCGACCCCAGCTCCATGAAGCGTGCTTATGCTGCCTTGGGTTTGCCCTATGGAAACCAGACACCCACGCAGACATCACACCCGCAGCAGCAGCTGAGACCCCTCAACCCACATG CATCCAATCAGATGAATATGGGAGGAGGAGCAATGGGTGTGACCATTTCAGAGCAGACAAGCCTACATTCGGACTCTACACTGCCGTCCACGCTCAATGCCAACAA TCAACTGATGTCAGATGGCTCAGTGGTGGGCAGTATGGGCAATCTGCCCACAGCAGCACCACTATCCGCCACAGGAGTGCGCAAAGCCTGGCATGAGCATGTCACTCAGGACCTGCGCAATCACCTGGTCCATAAACT AGTTCAAGCCATATTCCCCACACCAGACCCAGCAGCACTGAAAGATCGCCGCATGGAGAACTTGGTGGCTTATGCTCGTAAAGTAGAGGGAGATATGTATGAGTCTGCCAACAGTAGG GATGAGTATTATCATTTTCTTGCTGAGAAAATCTATAAAATCCAGAAAGAACTTGAGGAGAAACGGCGTTCACGTCTGCAAAAGCAAATAATCAACCAGacaccccagcagcagcaacccAATGCACTCGCACAACAGCCTAACAGGCCACAGA ATGGACCCGTGTCTATGCCCAGTGTGCCAAATCAGATCGTGAATCGCATGCAGGTTTCCCAAG GAATGAACCAGTTTAGCCCCATGCCCATGCAGAATGTACAGATGTCTCCTGCGCCCATGGGGGCTCATGCTGCTTCCCCCATGAATCATCCCCAGCAAATGAACATGAGCACCGTCCCGCCG ATGGGGATGTCACCTCCACGAATGCCCCAAGCACAGAGCATGATTGGAGGCCACTCGGGCAGCATTGTAGGGCAGACAGCTGGCCAGACCCAGTTCCTGAGCCCAACACAGTTCCCAAACACCAACGCCGCCATCGCAGGCAATATGGGTCTGGGCCAAACGGCAGCACAAGCAGCAGTTACGCAG AAGGCCACCAGCCAAGACAACAGAGTTCCCACACCAGCCTCAGCGACCAGTGCAGAAATgcattcccagaatgcactgcctGATATGCCAACCACCACAGAGGCCAAAGTGGAGCCCCGACACAATGAGCAAGAGTTGCATCTGGCAGGCCTTAAGATGGAGCCTAAGATGGAG GCTGAAGATGACACAAGCTCTCTTACGGCAACCAAGGAAGAGCAGGAAGGTTTAGAGGGTAAAACGGAACCAATGGAAATGGAGGAAAAGAAGCCAGACATAAAGGCAGAAAGtaaagaggatgaggagggtggAGCCAGTAGCACGGCTGTATCTTTACAGTCTCGTAGGAAAA TCTTTAAGCCAGAAGAACTGAGACAGGCCCTGATGCAAACTCTGGAGTCTCTTTACCGGCAGGACCCCGAGTCTCTGCCCTTCCGACAGCCAGTGGACCCCATGCTTCTGGGTATTCCG GACTACTTTGACATTGTGAAGAACCCAATCGATTTGTCCACCATCAAACGCAAACTGGACACTGGTCAGTACCAGGAGCCGTGGCAGTATGTGGACGACGTCTGGCTCATGTTCAACAATGCCTGGCTGTACAATCGCAAGACGTCACGTGTGTACAAGTACTGCTCCAAGCTGGCTGAGGTTTTCGAACAGGAGATTGACCCTGTTATGCAGGGGCTGGGGTACTGCTGTGGCAGAAAG TACGAGTTCTCTCCCCAGACACTGTGCTGCTATGGCAAACAGTTGTGCACCATACCCCGAGATGGGACATACTACAGCTACCAGAATAG ATATCATTTCTGTGAGAAGTGTTTCAATGAGATCCAGGGGGAAAGTGTAACACTAGGTGACGACCCTGCACAGCCACAGAC GATGATCTCTAAAGACCAAtttgaaaggaagaaaaatgatACTCTAGACCCTGAGCC GTTTGTTGAATGTAAGGATTGTGGAAGGAAGATGCATCAGATATGTGTTCTTCATTATGATGTCATTTGGCCTTCTGG CTTCATCTGTGATAACTGTTTGAAGAAAACTGGGAAAACCAGGAAGGAGAACAAATTTTCTGCAAAAA GGTTGCAAGCAACAAGGCTAGGCACATACATTGAGGATCGTGTCAATAAGTACTTGAAGAGGCAAAACCATCCAGAAGCCGGGGAGGTGTTTGTCCGAGTGGTAGCCAGCTCGGACAAAACGGTAGAAGTTAAACCTGGCATGAAGTCAAG gttTGTGGACATGGGTGAGATGGCTGACAGCTTTCCCTACAGAACTAAGGCACTTTTTGCTTTCGAGGAGATCGATGGCGTGGACGTGTGCTTCTTTGGCATGCATGTACAAGAATATGGCTCAGAATGTTGTTTTCCCAACACCAG GCGAGTATACATATCATACCTCGACAGTATTCATTTCTTCAGACCTCGCTTGCTGCGAACAGCAGTGTATCACGAAATCCTTATCGGCTATCTGGAATATGTCAAGAAACTCGG GTATGTGACTGGTCACATTTGGGCGTGTCCACCAAGTGAAGGTGATGACTACATCTTCCACTGTCACCCTGCTGACCAGAAAATCCCCAAGCCTAAGAGGTTACAGGAGTGGTACCGCAAAATGCTGGACAAAGCCTTTGCTGAACGAATCATTCAGGACTACAAG gaTATTTTCAAACAGGCAACAGAGGACCGGCTCAGCAGTGCCAACGAGCTTCCGTACTTTGAAGGTGACTTCTGGCCTAATGTGCTGGAGGAGAGCATCAAagagctggagcaggaggaggaggagagaaagaaggaggAGAACACTGCTGCATGCGAAACGCCAGAG GGCACGCCTGGAGATAGTAAAAATGCcaagaagaagaacaacaaaaaaaccaacaaaaacaagagCAGCATTAGCAGAGCCAACAAGAAGAAGCCTGGGATGCCAAATGTAGCCAACGATCTGTCACAGAAGCTTTATGCCACCATGGAAAAGCATAAGGAG GTGTTCTTTGTGATTCACCTGCACGCGGGCCACATGGTCAATACGCTTCCACCCATCATGGACCCTGACCCAATGCTGACCTGCGACCTGATGGACGGGCGTGACGCCTTCCTGACGCTCGCAAGGGACAAACATTGGGAGTTCAGCTCTCTGAGACGCTGTAAGTGGAGTACTATGTGCATGCTGGTGGAGTTGCACAACCAGGGCCAAGACCGCTTTGTCTACACTTGCAACGAGTGCAAGCACCACGTGGAGACACGCTGGCACTGCACTGTCTGTGAG GACTTTGACCTCTGCATCAACTGCTACAACACTAAGGGCCACGAACACACAATGGTCAAGTGGGGTCTCGGCCTGGATGATGACAGTAACAGCCAGAGCAATGAAGCCTCAAAAAGTCCGCAGGAGAGCCGGCGCCTGAGCATCCAGCGGTGCATCCAGTCGCTGGTGCACGCCTGTCAGTGCCGCAACGCCAACTGCTCGCTTCCCTCGTGTCAGAAGATGAAGCGGGTCGTGCAGCACACCAAGGGCTGCAAACGCAAGACCAACGGCGGCTGTCCTGTCTGCAAGCAGCTGATCGCCCTCTGCTGCTACCACGCCAAGCACTGCCAGGAGAACAAGTGCCCCGTGCCCTTCTGCCTCAACATCAAGCATAAACTGcgacagcagcagctgcagcacagGCTTCAGCAGGCCCAAATGATGCGGCGGCGCATGGCCACTATGCAGGGCCAACGTATGCCTCAGAGCCTGCCCTCTCCACCCCCTACAGCTACGCCAGGCACGCCCACCTCACAGCATCCGCAGGCCAACGCGGCACAGGCACCGCTATCTACCCAACCGTCCACGCCCAACACTGCTGGGGTCATGTCCCCGGCGTACGCCAGTGCGGCACCCCGCCCCAACCAGCCCCAGGTCCCAGCTCCGCAGGGCAAGCCCGGTGCCCAGCCCTCACCTCTCCCCCAGCAGCAGTCGCCCTTACCCCAGCctcctcagcagcagcaacagcagcagcagccgcctcCGGCTGCAGTCAAAATGGCACGTCACATCGAGATGGTGGCTCAGGCTCAGCAGAGTCAGAACTACCGGCTCAGCATGAACGGGCTGCCCATGAACCATCAGCAGCCTCGCATGCCCGGCGCCGTTCAGCAACCCATGCAGATGGTCGGTCCGCGGACGCCACAGGTCATGCAGCCCATGGCCCAGGGGCAGTGGGGCCCTGGAGGCCCTCAGGCACCAATGCAGCAGacacaacagcagcagcctCTTCCGCAGCAGCCGCCCCAGCAAGGCATTCCCATGCAGCGTCCCATGATGCCGCAGCAACAGCAGCCACCCCAGCAAGCAGGACTGCGCATGATGGTTCCCCCGCAGGGTCCACGGCCTCAGATTCCTCAACAGCGGCCTGGTGCAATCGCTCCCAATGCCTTGCAGGACCTGCTGCGCACCCTCAAATCACCCAGCtctccccagcagcagcagcaggtcctcAACATACTGAAATCAAACCCTCAGCTCATGGCAGCCTTTATAAAGCAGCGCACACTCAAATACAATGccagccagcagcagcagcaacaacagcagcagcagcaaccgcAGGGCTTACATGGGGTACAGCCGGCCATGCAGGCACCATTGCAGGGCGGGGTGGCTGTCCAGAGACCTGCCATGGCCCCTCCACAGCCTGGGCAGCCCACTCCCCAGGGCATGGCTGCTCTTGGTCCACAGGGCCAGCTGATGAACCCAGGACACAATTCCAACCAACAGATCCAAGAGATGTACCGCCGGCAGCTTTTACGccaacaacagcagcaacaacaacaacagcaacaacaacagcaacaacaacagcagcagcagcaacaacaacaacaacagcaacaggcTCTTGGACAATTCACCCAGACCCAGGGGGCACAGGCCTCTTACTCACAGCTCcgcatgcagcagcagcagcaacagcagcagcagcagctggcaATGCAGGTGGGCACAGGACCCATAGGTCAGCTGCCTCCCATGGCCCAAATGGGCATGGACGGCCCGCAGAACCTCATGCATCAGCGCATGCTGCAGCAACAGCACCAACAGCAACAAGCGGTCCTCAAGCCGCTAATGGGCTCCCCAGCTCAGCCAGGTCCCATGAGCCCGCAGGCCCACCTGCTTACTGGCCAGCCCTTGGCCAACACGCTGGGCAACCAGGTGCGCTCCCCGGCGCCCGTTCAGTCTCCACGGCCGCCTTCCCAGCAGCCACCGGCACTTTCTAGTCCCTCGCCAGCACAGATGCAGCCGCAGCCCTCGCCCCAGCATGCCCCGCCCCACTCCAGCTCACCGCACCCCAGTCTGGCAGTGCCTCTGGAGCAGGGACATCTGGGCACTGCGGAGCAGAGCGCCATGCTCCCGCAACTCAATACGCCCAACCGCGGTGGGCTCACAAGTGACTTGAGCATGGTGGACCCCACGGGGGACACATTGGAGAAGTTTGTGGAGAGATTGTAG